Proteins encoded in a region of the Enterococcus gilvus ATCC BAA-350 genome:
- the mgtA gene encoding magnesium-translocating P-type ATPase — MNKKNLLARKINKDQELKKLAILPDRDLFLNLRTSLQGLSEEDAKSRLEEYGPNEVSSQKPTPGMLLFLQSFNDPFVYVLALLAIVSLLTNDLEAAVVMTIMILASVLITFIQEYRSQKASIELKEMIENTAAITRNGETKEIPMDEIVPGDILTLATGDMIPADAVLIWTKDLFVNQSSLTGESMPVEKYLAEENEVTEETTALDLTNLVFMGTDVLSGQGKAIILKTGQQTFFGDIARNATSKRGKTSFDIGLAKVSKLLLRMVMVLFPLVFLINGLTKGDWSSAFFFAIAVAVGLTPEMLPMIVSSNLAKGALTLSKHKVIVKELASIQNLGSMDVLCTDKTGTITEDRVVLVEHLDPLGNENEQVLDLAFMNSTYQTGWKNLMDIAVINYFEEQDRQLPYQAVQKIDEIPFDFSRRRLTVVMKTDDHQLMITKGAVEEMAEICKYVEINGEILELTSEIRHQLQTVNEKMNRQGMRVITVAVRRDAHDEAIYSTEDEKDMILIGFMGFLDPAKASAKPAIKSLHQHGVVVKVLTGDNAIVAQKVCQDVGISADDYLLGNQIDDMSEDELYQAAEKINLFAKLNPMQKSRIIESLQSKGHTVGFMGDGINDAPALRKADVGISVDTAADITKDASSIILLEKSLGVLENGVIEGRRVFSNMMKYIKITISSNFGNVFSILIASAFLPFLPMLSIQLLLQNLIYDFAQLTIPWDNVDEEELQVPTKWETKGLLKFTVCIGPISSVFDIITFLVMWFVFGANTVGTQNLFQTGWFMIGLTTQSLVVLMVRTRKIPFIQSRPAPQVFISLLMAVVVGILVVLTPIAEQFDFVHLPITYWFWYVGIVIVYMLATQLGKVLYIKLAKEWI; from the coding sequence ATGAACAAAAAAAACCTTCTTGCTCGCAAAATCAATAAAGATCAAGAATTAAAAAAACTAGCAATTTTACCTGACCGTGACCTTTTTCTAAACTTGCGAACATCTTTACAGGGCTTATCCGAAGAAGATGCGAAAAGTCGTTTGGAAGAATACGGTCCAAATGAGGTTTCCTCACAAAAGCCGACGCCTGGCATGTTATTATTCCTTCAATCCTTTAACGATCCATTTGTCTACGTACTGGCGCTATTAGCAATTGTTTCTTTACTGACGAATGACCTAGAAGCCGCAGTTGTAATGACGATCATGATCTTGGCCAGCGTCTTGATAACCTTTATTCAAGAATACCGTTCGCAAAAAGCGAGTATCGAATTAAAAGAAATGATTGAAAACACCGCAGCAATCACGCGGAACGGAGAAACAAAAGAAATTCCGATGGATGAAATCGTACCTGGTGACATTTTGACGTTAGCGACTGGCGACATGATCCCAGCAGATGCCGTGTTGATTTGGACGAAAGACCTTTTCGTCAACCAATCATCGTTAACGGGAGAATCAATGCCCGTTGAAAAATACCTTGCAGAAGAAAACGAAGTAACAGAAGAAACAACGGCATTGGACTTAACGAATCTGGTATTTATGGGAACAGATGTGTTGAGTGGTCAAGGAAAAGCAATTATTTTAAAAACCGGACAACAAACATTTTTTGGAGATATTGCCAGAAACGCGACCTCAAAGCGTGGAAAAACGTCCTTTGATATTGGGTTAGCTAAGGTCAGCAAGCTGTTGTTACGGATGGTCATGGTTTTATTCCCGCTTGTTTTCTTGATCAATGGCTTAACAAAAGGGGATTGGAGCAGCGCTTTCTTCTTCGCGATTGCCGTAGCTGTCGGTTTGACTCCAGAGATGTTGCCAATGATCGTCAGCTCTAACTTGGCTAAGGGTGCTTTGACACTTTCAAAACACAAAGTGATCGTAAAAGAATTAGCCTCTATTCAAAATTTAGGAAGCATGGATGTCCTCTGTACAGATAAGACAGGGACGATCACTGAGGATCGCGTGGTTCTTGTAGAGCATCTTGATCCATTGGGAAATGAAAATGAACAAGTCTTAGATTTAGCATTCATGAATTCCACCTATCAAACAGGTTGGAAAAATCTGATGGATATCGCTGTTATTAATTATTTTGAAGAACAAGACCGTCAATTGCCGTATCAAGCGGTTCAAAAGATCGATGAAATCCCCTTTGACTTTTCACGCCGTCGCTTAACGGTTGTCATGAAAACAGATGATCATCAATTAATGATCACTAAGGGTGCCGTGGAAGAGATGGCGGAGATTTGTAAATATGTAGAAATTAATGGAGAGATTTTGGAGCTTACTTCTGAGATTCGCCACCAATTGCAAACGGTGAATGAAAAAATGAACCGTCAAGGAATGAGGGTCATCACTGTGGCTGTTCGTCGTGACGCACATGATGAAGCTATCTATTCTACTGAAGACGAAAAAGATATGATCTTGATCGGCTTCATGGGATTCCTGGACCCAGCGAAGGCTTCCGCAAAACCAGCCATCAAATCCCTTCATCAGCATGGGGTAGTGGTGAAAGTCTTGACTGGAGACAATGCGATCGTCGCGCAAAAGGTTTGTCAGGATGTAGGGATCTCAGCAGATGATTACCTATTAGGAAACCAAATAGACGACATGTCGGAAGATGAATTGTATCAAGCTGCAGAAAAAATCAATTTATTTGCGAAACTAAATCCTATGCAAAAATCTCGGATCATTGAATCGTTGCAAAGTAAAGGTCATACTGTGGGCTTTATGGGAGATGGAATCAATGATGCTCCTGCTTTAAGAAAAGCGGATGTAGGGATCTCAGTGGATACAGCGGCGGATATTACAAAAGATGCCAGCTCGATTATTTTACTAGAAAAAAGTTTGGGTGTTCTTGAGAATGGTGTCATTGAAGGCCGCCGTGTCTTCAGTAATATGATGAAATACATCAAGATCACGATCAGCTCGAACTTCGGGAATGTGTTCTCTATTCTGATCGCAAGTGCCTTCTTGCCATTCTTGCCTATGCTGTCGATCCAATTGCTATTGCAAAATTTAATCTATGATTTCGCGCAATTGACGATTCCTTGGGATAATGTGGACGAGGAAGAATTGCAAGTACCAACGAAATGGGAAACAAAAGGTCTCTTGAAATTTACTGTGTGTATCGGTCCGATCAGTTCCGTTTTTGACATCATTACGTTTTTAGTTATGTGGTTTGTTTTTGGTGCCAATACAGTTGGGACACAGAACCTGTTCCAAACAGGATGGTTCATGATCGGGTTAACGACACAATCATTGGTCGTTTTGATGGTTCGGACGAGAAAAATTCCATTTATCCAAAGTCGGCCAGCACCTCAAGTGTTCATTAGCTTGCTGATGGCAGTAGTTGTAGGAATACTTGTCGTATTAACCCCGATCGCTGAACAATTTGATTTTGTACATTTGCCAATTACTTATTGGTTCTGGTATGTCGGAATCGTGATCGTTTATATGTTAGCCACGCAATTAGGAAAAGTTCTTTATATCAAACTTGCTAAAGAATGGATCTGA
- a CDS encoding nitroreductase family protein has translation MEALEILNQHRTYRSFDETYQLSEEELHKILNASRQAPSWMNGQMYSIVVIRDQEIRKQLVAMNPGNPHMLHSSAFLVFVADLKRTEKVARHYGTDYPIDSGLDPLITAVTDTALALENAVIATEALGLGSVVVGSIRKDISEVSRLLNLPDYVMPVAGLSIGKPNVEMRIKPRLPEEAVVHYDTYQEYDYGLIETYDDTMEKFAEARETKRWSKKFADYFGAAPNKKVDEFLKMNKFFQPNI, from the coding sequence ATGGAAGCATTGGAGATTTTAAATCAGCACCGGACCTATAGAAGCTTTGATGAAACGTATCAATTATCAGAGGAGGAACTGCACAAAATCCTAAACGCAAGTCGACAAGCGCCTAGTTGGATGAACGGTCAAATGTATAGCATTGTCGTAATTAGAGATCAAGAAATAAGAAAACAACTGGTAGCGATGAATCCTGGAAATCCTCATATGCTCCACAGTTCGGCCTTTTTAGTTTTTGTAGCAGATTTAAAACGCACGGAGAAAGTTGCGCGCCATTATGGCACCGATTATCCTATTGATTCCGGCTTAGACCCATTGATAACGGCGGTCACAGATACAGCATTGGCATTAGAAAATGCCGTGATCGCAACAGAGGCCTTGGGATTGGGATCTGTTGTTGTCGGCTCCATCCGAAAAGATATTTCAGAAGTCAGCAGACTATTAAACTTGCCTGATTACGTGATGCCTGTGGCTGGACTAAGTATCGGAAAGCCAAACGTAGAAATGAGAATCAAACCACGTTTACCGGAAGAGGCAGTTGTCCATTATGACACTTACCAAGAATACGACTATGGATTGATCGAAACCTATGATGATACGATGGAGAAATTCGCGGAAGCTCGCGAAACAAAACGTTGGAGTAAAAAATTCGCCGACTATTTTGGTGCTGCACCTAATAAAAAAGTAGATGAATTTCTGAAAATGAACAAGTTTTTTCAGCCAAATATTTGA
- a CDS encoding PLP-dependent aminotransferase family protein, producing the protein MWELAENKSTPIYQQIIEQIITYIQEGTLKPGDKLPAERKLAEHYQVNRSTVVHALDELVSLGWILRRQGSGTVVNEGNWGRSTTPRVDWRRLFTQESHPKESFLEKIHPLLSDPEAIDLYSGDLPLNLIPDFRFPSYTWEELLLEEQKQSPLGYRPLQQIICKRIKLEQKIDVSANQVLITSGAQQAMFLLLQVMLQSGDSVAIEDPSFLYSLPIFASAGVKLYGVEMDQEGMRIDKLEQLILTKKIKLIILNPTFQNPTGTTMSENRRKELIALSHNYQIPIVEDEVFSEMNFIDLPPSLKELAPHQVIHLGSLSKLLGSSIKIGWVVADQDLIQRLSEAKQMMDFSISIFPQVIAHTALTDAHFEKNQEALVATLKQKAHDFAAASDQIADDWAISKIDGGIYVYLTWKHQRLTRKDWEIFLREKIAIAPAFLFSNDTMAMRVNYTRLTKKTQKQFFDQLKRISRELRRS; encoded by the coding sequence ATGTGGGAACTAGCAGAAAATAAGTCTACGCCGATTTATCAACAAATCATTGAACAAATTATTACGTATATCCAAGAGGGAACCTTGAAACCAGGCGATAAATTACCGGCAGAACGGAAGCTGGCAGAACATTACCAAGTGAATCGGTCAACCGTCGTTCACGCATTGGATGAGCTAGTCAGTCTTGGCTGGATCTTGCGTCGGCAAGGCAGTGGAACAGTGGTGAATGAAGGAAATTGGGGACGCAGTACGACTCCCCGGGTCGATTGGCGCCGTCTATTCACGCAGGAATCGCACCCTAAAGAGTCTTTTCTAGAAAAAATCCACCCCTTATTATCTGATCCTGAGGCAATTGATCTTTACTCAGGAGACCTGCCCCTCAATTTGATCCCTGATTTTCGATTTCCCTCTTACACGTGGGAAGAATTACTGTTAGAGGAACAGAAGCAAAGCCCTCTTGGCTACCGGCCGTTGCAGCAGATTATCTGTAAGCGAATTAAACTAGAACAAAAAATCGACGTTTCGGCAAATCAAGTCTTGATTACTTCGGGCGCACAACAAGCGATGTTCTTATTGCTGCAGGTGATGTTACAAAGTGGTGATAGCGTGGCGATTGAGGACCCTTCTTTTTTATACTCACTACCAATCTTCGCAAGTGCCGGTGTTAAATTGTATGGCGTAGAGATGGATCAAGAAGGGATGCGTATCGATAAGCTGGAGCAGCTCATCCTGACTAAGAAAATAAAATTGATCATTCTGAACCCGACCTTTCAAAATCCGACTGGGACGACCATGTCAGAAAATCGACGAAAAGAATTGATTGCACTTAGTCATAACTATCAGATACCGATCGTGGAAGACGAAGTGTTTAGCGAAATGAATTTTATCGATCTGCCGCCGTCTTTAAAGGAGCTAGCACCACATCAAGTCATCCACTTGGGTTCACTCTCTAAATTGTTGGGTTCGTCCATCAAAATTGGCTGGGTCGTTGCTGATCAAGATCTGATTCAACGGTTGTCCGAGGCAAAACAAATGATGGATTTTTCGATCAGTATTTTCCCCCAAGTAATTGCTCATACAGCATTAACAGACGCGCACTTTGAAAAAAATCAGGAAGCGCTCGTGGCAACCTTGAAGCAAAAGGCTCATGACTTCGCTGCGGCATCGGATCAGATCGCAGACGATTGGGCAATATCTAAAATCGATGGCGGCATCTATGTGTATTTGACCTGGAAACATCAGCGTTTGACGAGAAAAGATTGGGAGATTTTTCTAAGAGAAAAAATAGCGATAGCCCCCGCATTCCTTTTTAGTAATGATACAATGGCAATGAGGGTGAATTATACTCGGCTGACGAAAAAAACACAGAAACAGTTTTTTGATCAGCTAAAACGTATTTCAAGAGAATTAAGGAGGAGTTAA
- the guaC gene encoding GMP reductase has product MKVFDYEDIQLIPNKCIVNSRSECDTTVKLGKFSFKMPVVPANMQTIIDETIAEFLAENGYFYIMHRFYEEERIPFIKKMQARGLFTSISVGVKGYEYDFVKQLAEEKLNPDFITIDIAHGHSDAVINMIKHIKTYLPETFVIAGNVGTPEAVRELENAGADATKLGIGPGKVCITKIKTGFGTGGWQLAALSWCAKAARKPIIADGGIRTHGDIAKSIRFGATMIMIGSLFAGHEESPGETMVEEGVVYKEYFGSASEFQKGEKKNVEGKKIWIPYKGSLKDTLVEMQQDLQSSISYAGGNDLEALQKVDYVIVKNSIFNGDTI; this is encoded by the coding sequence ATGAAAGTATTTGATTATGAAGATATTCAGTTGATCCCCAACAAATGTATTGTGAACAGCCGATCAGAATGTGACACGACTGTTAAATTAGGGAAATTCAGTTTTAAAATGCCTGTTGTACCAGCCAATATGCAAACGATCATCGATGAAACGATTGCTGAATTTTTGGCAGAAAATGGGTATTTCTATATTATGCATCGCTTTTATGAAGAGGAGCGAATTCCTTTCATTAAAAAAATGCAAGCGCGCGGGTTGTTTACATCAATCAGTGTCGGCGTCAAAGGCTACGAATATGATTTTGTAAAACAGTTGGCTGAAGAGAAGTTGAACCCTGATTTTATCACGATCGATATTGCTCATGGTCATTCAGATGCGGTCATCAATATGATCAAACACATAAAAACATACTTGCCGGAAACCTTCGTTATCGCTGGAAATGTCGGCACGCCAGAAGCTGTACGTGAATTGGAAAATGCCGGAGCTGATGCGACAAAACTAGGAATTGGACCGGGGAAAGTATGTATTACTAAAATTAAAACAGGCTTTGGTACGGGTGGATGGCAGTTAGCTGCGTTAAGCTGGTGTGCTAAAGCAGCACGGAAACCAATTATTGCAGATGGCGGGATTCGTACACATGGCGATATTGCGAAATCTATTCGCTTTGGTGCAACGATGATCATGATTGGTTCTCTATTTGCTGGACACGAAGAATCTCCTGGGGAAACAATGGTGGAGGAAGGCGTTGTATACAAAGAATACTTCGGTAGTGCTTCTGAATTCCAAAAAGGCGAAAAGAAAAACGTGGAAGGTAAGAAAATTTGGATACCTTATAAAGGTTCTTTAAAAGACACTTTAGTAGAAATGCAGCAGGACTTGCAATCCTCTATCTCCTATGCTGGTGGCAATGACTTAGAAGCCTTGCAAAAAGTAGATTATGTCATCGTTAAAAATTCGATTTTTAATGGTGATACCATTTAA
- a CDS encoding DUF3788 family protein yields the protein MERKRSKADDEKRELQTILSGLPNSQYLKILLAQIMRHYDPKITYIFQKKSGWQLVIEQYNGLLCQIKIHENYFSVSTPFPDFGISYLTPMVKVMSKEFKEKFEDVSKKTQKIEMNVTNEEEMEDVIFLISLQAKKLRSALV from the coding sequence ATGGAAAGAAAACGATCCAAGGCTGATGATGAAAAGAGAGAACTCCAGACGATCTTATCAGGATTGCCAAATTCCCAATATCTAAAAATCTTATTAGCTCAGATCATGAGACATTATGATCCGAAAATCACATACATATTCCAAAAAAAATCAGGCTGGCAATTAGTGATCGAGCAATACAACGGTCTACTTTGTCAAATCAAGATTCATGAAAACTATTTCTCCGTGAGCACTCCCTTCCCAGATTTTGGTATAAGCTATTTGACTCCGATGGTAAAGGTGATGTCGAAGGAGTTTAAGGAAAAATTTGAAGACGTGTCAAAAAAAACGCAGAAGATCGAAATGAATGTGACAAACGAAGAAGAAATGGAAGATGTTATCTTTTTAATCAGTCTACAGGCGAAAAAATTAAGAAGTGCTTTAGTATAA